In Kangiella koreensis DSM 16069, a single window of DNA contains:
- a CDS encoding alpha/beta hydrolase-fold protein, whose translation MLSRRVNKAFVQQTAPSVRKLVIGYSIVIMAIFASSESVGNQTAIDADLVINKKALLIGTVTQVELHSKVLNQSRSISIHLPEAYTKSENAYPVLYLLDGERHLPHALLATRLYLELEAIPELIINGLGGLGGASCLQRLPTFYKAFI comes from the coding sequence ATGCTTTCAAGACGAGTCAATAAAGCCTTTGTGCAGCAGACAGCTCCAAGTGTTCGTAAGCTGGTGATTGGGTACTCTATTGTAATCATGGCTATTTTTGCTTCGAGTGAATCTGTGGGTAATCAAACGGCAATTGATGCTGATTTAGTAATAAATAAAAAAGCACTATTGATTGGTACTGTGACTCAAGTTGAACTTCATTCTAAAGTATTAAATCAAAGCAGAAGCATTTCTATTCATTTGCCGGAAGCTTACACTAAATCAGAAAATGCTTATCCAGTTCTATATCTGCTGGATGGTGAAAGACACCTGCCGCATGCCTTGCTTGCGACTCGGTTGTATCTAGAGTTGGAAGCCATACCTGAATTGATTATTAATGGCCTCGGAGGTCTCGGAGGGGCAAGCTGTTTACAGCGCCTACCAACATTTTATAAAGCTTTTATCTGA
- a CDS encoding helix-turn-helix domain-containing protein has translation MQTYFANYVFAATLGLVSIVVPMLIARREISQAYIMLALFLMFSSFANALPILIQAVPDIGLYSLATVIPSYICQPICLWFYVKAICSPTEWHINQNRYLHFVLPALALLYTLVLILTPSQYLVELMHGAEQPLSQTTELLAMSTFAFMLIWIIQSSIYIYLIIRRLLTYRRELKQLFASNDKREMGWLFFVISGISVVWILAFFTLLLSFSGKANDVLTNTLLVGYFALLWLISFWGLRQKPGFNERYLQKEDLDTIATLTTLEGTPAKYSRSGLDEQRSEKIADKIEQVMKAKSLYLNPDLSLKLLAAEIAEKPNYVSQTLNQKLNSSFFDYVNSHRIEYSKQLIRQNKLPILDVAFASGFNAKSSFYKAFKLKTGQTPKQFAAKKATIGLE, from the coding sequence ATGCAAACCTATTTTGCAAACTACGTATTCGCTGCCACTCTGGGACTCGTTAGCATTGTGGTCCCTATGCTCATTGCAAGAAGAGAAATCAGTCAAGCTTATATTATGCTAGCGCTCTTTCTGATGTTCTCATCATTCGCAAACGCCCTGCCAATTTTGATACAAGCTGTACCTGATATTGGACTTTATAGTCTTGCAACAGTTATCCCCAGCTACATTTGTCAGCCAATATGTCTGTGGTTTTATGTCAAAGCCATATGTTCACCCACAGAGTGGCATATCAATCAAAATCGATATTTACACTTTGTGTTGCCTGCACTTGCTTTGTTATATACCTTGGTGCTGATATTGACGCCCTCTCAATATCTGGTTGAGCTGATGCATGGGGCAGAACAACCTCTTTCGCAAACAACGGAATTACTGGCAATGTCCACTTTCGCCTTTATGTTGATTTGGATAATTCAGTCATCAATTTATATTTACTTGATAATTCGACGCTTGCTAACTTATCGCAGAGAACTTAAGCAATTGTTTGCCTCTAACGACAAGCGAGAAATGGGCTGGCTATTTTTCGTCATTTCAGGGATATCCGTTGTTTGGATACTCGCTTTCTTCACACTTTTACTGAGCTTCTCGGGTAAAGCAAATGATGTATTAACAAATACACTATTGGTAGGTTACTTTGCACTTCTTTGGTTAATTTCGTTTTGGGGCTTGCGGCAAAAGCCTGGCTTCAATGAGCGATACCTGCAAAAAGAGGACCTTGATACTATTGCTACGTTGACAACGTTGGAAGGAACACCGGCAAAGTACAGCCGTTCCGGGCTTGATGAGCAGCGTTCTGAAAAAATTGCTGACAAAATCGAACAAGTTATGAAAGCTAAGTCATTGTACTTAAACCCGGATTTATCGCTTAAACTACTGGCAGCTGAGATAGCAGAAAAACCTAATTATGTTTCGCAAACACTGAATCAAAAACTAAACAGTTCGTTTTTTGATTATGTGAATAGCCACCGAATTGAGTATAGCAAACAACTAATCAGGCAGAACAAACTGCCCATCTTAGACGTTGCGTTCGCGTCAGGCTTCAATGCAAAGTCATCATTCTACAAGGCTTTCAAGTTGAAAACTGGGCAAACCCCAAAACAATTTGCTGCTAAAAAAGCCACTATTGGCCTTGAGTGA